DNA from Hwangdonia lutea:
CAATAGGGCTTTAAATAAATCCAAATCTATTGTGGTGTAAAGATTGTGTTTGTCTCTTTTGAAATTGGAGTGGTTTACAATGGAAAACTGAATGTATAAATCGCCATTGGGCCCACCATTTACTCCTTTGCCACCATGTCCTTTTATTTTTATGACTTGCCCGTTTTCAACACCGGCAGGAATGGTAATCCTGATGTTTTTATTATTTACGGTTAAGGTGCGTTTATGGGTGGTGTAAACCTCTTTTAGGTCTAGTTGTAATTCGGCATTAAAATCCTGACCTCTAAATTTCACCTGTCTTCCACGAGCACGGGACGATGCGCCACCGAACATGTTTTCGAAAAAACCTGAAAAATCTTCTTCAGTGTAGCCTCCAAAGTCGCCTTGGCTACTGTATTGTCGCGAATGTTGTTGTTGCTGTTTTGCTTTCTCATAAGCTTCAGCGTTTTGCCAATGCTCGCCATATTGGTCGTACTTTATTCGGTTTTCGGGGTTGCTCAACACCTCATGGGCTTCGTTGATTTCCTTGAATTTTTTTTCTGCAACCTTATCGTTTGGGTTTAAATCTGGATGATATTTCCGCGCTAATTTACGGTAGGCTTTTTTTATTTCGGCTTCGGTAGCTTTTTTTGAAACTCCCAATATTTTATAATAATCTATAAATGCCATAGACCTGTATTTTGGGTTTTGATTTATTAATTCAGAAGTGCAATAAATATAAGCATCTTAAATGATTTTGGCAATACTTTCTAAATGGATTTCATTAGATTAGTGCGATACTTTTGTTAAGGTTTCTTCAATGCCATATCAAGTTTGGCAAGCATTATAAGTTCCGATTTGTTTATGCCAGAAAAAGCATGAGCAATTTCCGAAGCTGTTTTTAATATCAAGCGTTTTATTTTGTTTGTAAACAAGTGTTTTTGTTCGTCTTTATATGCTATAAATTGCTTAAAACATGTCTTGGCATCTATTTTGTTTTCATTATTCAGCCAATCAAAAATGATTTCTATTTGGTATGCTGCATCGATTTGGTTAGCGCCTTTAAAAACATCAACATTCAGCCAATGTTTTTTTACTATTTCCTTTAGGGTATTCCGCTCTTGATCTTCCACTTTTTTATCCGCCGAAGCAATGGCATAATACAGTTTACCAAGGTTTTTGTAAAAATTAATTAAAGTCTTGTTATTGGTTTCCATGCTTGTTTTTATCAAAACAATTAATGGATTAAAATACATATTAATTGTATGTTTAGCTATGATATAAATCAGTGGAAACCTAATAAAATGAGAAATTTCTCCTACCTTTGGAACACTATCCGTAAAGCTCCTGTTTTATGTTTAATCAAGATCAAGAAATATTCAATATTCTGCTCGAAGCTGTTTCTGAGGGTGTTATTATAGTTGATAACCATCAAAAGATTATGGAAGTTAACTCATTTGCAGAAACAATTTTTGGATATGCTAAAAATGAAATTTTAGATAAAGAACTCAATTTACTGATACCTTCTCATTTCCATTCGAGCCATTCCGTTTATTTTGAAAAATTTATTAAACGGGGTAAACGGCGAAAAATGGGCGAAGCGGTAGATATTTTTGGCTTAAAAAAAGATGGCACTGTTTTTCCCGTTGAGGTTGAGTTAAATCCGTTTACCATATATAACAAAACCTATGTTATGGCCATGGTTAGGGATATTTCTGAAAAGCAAAAAATAGAAAAACAACTGATGCTAAAAAGTAGGGCTTTGGAGTCTGTAAACAACGGTATTATTATAACAGATGCCTTAAAAAAAGACAATCCGGTTATATATTTTAATTCGGCTTCCCAAAAGCTAACAGGGTACTCGAGTAGCGAAATTCTCAATCATAATTGCAGGTGTTTGCAAGGTGAAGACAGAGACCAAGAGCCTCTTAAAAAACTTAGAAAAGCCATTAAAAAAGGCGAAAGTTGCCAAGTCACTTTACGCAATTACAAAAAAGACGGCACGCCGTTTTGGAACGATTTGTACATCATGCCCATTATTAATAACGAAGGCATTGTTACAAATTTTATAGGGATACAAAACGATGTAACCAAGCGAAAAAAGACGGAAGACGAACGCCAACATTTGGCTACCATTTTTGATGAATCTTTAAATGAGATTTATGTTTTTGATGTTGATTCGTTAAAATTTATAAATGCCAACTACGGCGCCCAAAAAAATATTGGATACAGTTTAGACGAGTTATGTAATATGACGCCTTTAAACATAAAACCATATGACAATGAGGCCGATTTTAGAAAAACCATAAGTGTTTTGTTGGAAAAAAAGGAAGAGAAGCTAAAGTTTGAAACCGTACACCAGCGTAAAGATGGCACTTATTACCCTGTTGAAGTGCATTTGCAATTATCACGTTTGGGCGAAAAAGATGTTTTTGTTGCTATTATTCTGGATATTACAGAACGTAAAAACTACACCACAAAACTTGAAAACAAGGTAGAAGAACGAACGCAGCAACTTAAAATAGCTTTGAGTAAAGAAAAAGAACTCAATGAGCTGAAAACAAAGTTTTTATCCTTGGTGTCGCACGAGTTTAAAACACCGTTAAGTGGTATTTTAACCTCTTCTCAATTATTGAGCAAGTACACTTTAACCGAACATCAGGAAAAACGCGATAAGCATATAAAAACAATTACAGATAAAGTTCATTACTTAAACAATATTTTAAACGACTTTTTATCATTTGAAAAATTAGAATCGGGTAAAGTTAACTATAGGTTTGCCTATTTTAAATTAAGCAAAGTGATTAATGAGGTGGTCTACAATGCCAACATGCTTTTAAAAGAAGGTCAGCAAATAAATTATCCTAAAAACATTGATGATTTTTCTATGTTTCAGGACGAAAAAATCACGGAATTAATATTGTCCAATTTACTGTACAATGCCATTAACTATTCATCAGAACACACAACCATAGATATAGCGGTTAAACAGAACAGCGAAACCACAACCTTTAAAATTAAGGACCAAGGCATTGGGATACCCGAAAAAGATCAAAAACATATTTTTGAGCGTTATTTTAGAGCAGAAAATGTGCTTAACACACAGGGCACCGGAATTGGATTAAATATCGTTAAAAATCATTTAGAAAACGTAGGCGGCACTATAAGTTTTACGAGCAAAGAAAACAAGGGTTCTACTTTTATATTAACATTTCCCAATACTGCAAAGCCATAAAATGCACTTCATTTTCGGTTAAAAACAAAAAGTTAAGGTGAGCTCTTAATTAATATAGGGTAAAACCAACATAATTGTTATATTTATACATTATGTAATTTCTGATGGGTGTCGGGATAAAAAACAACAATTAATAGCACATGAAAACAGTTTTGCTTATTGAAGATGATGCTGTTTTAAGAGAAAATACGGCAGAACTTTTAGAGCTATCAAATTATAACGTTATTACAGCTTCAAACGGTAAGGCGGGCGTTGTATTGGCAAAAAAGCAGGAGCCAGATATTATTGTTTGCGATATTATGATGCCTCAAATGGATGGCTATGCGGTGCTTAAAACATTATCGAAAAGTAAAATTACAAAATACATTCCTTTCATATTCTTATCGGCAAAAACCGAACGCGCCGATGTTAGAAAAGGCATGAATTTAGGCGCCGACGATTACATAACAAAACCGTTTACAGAAGACGACTTGGTTAGCGCCATTGAAAGTCGTTTGGCAAAAGTTTCTATTTTGCAAGACATAAAGAGTAATCAAAAAAAACAAGTAAATGAGTCGAGTGATATTGAAATAAAAACACTAAACGATTTAAAGAACTTCTTTGAAAACCACGGCACCGAATTCACTTTTAATAACGAAACCGTAATTTACCGCGAGGGAGAACATTCAAATTATATTTATTTAATAAGCAAAGGCGCCGTAAAATGCCACCAAATTAACGAGTTGGGCAAAGAATTGGTTACGGCTTTATATAAAGAAGACGATCTGTTTGGATACCATTCCTTTACACAAAATACAGCCTATAAAGAAACCGCAACAGCCATTGCCGACACTGAGTTGCTAGGAATTACAATGGTAACATTTAAAACCTTGCTCAACCAAAACCACCAAGTAGTTATTGAGCTTATAGAGCTGTTGGCACATAATCTTTCTTCAGTAAAACAAGAATTATTGCAAATGGCATATAGCACGGTCAACCAAAAAACAGCAGCCACAATTTTAAGATTTGCCGAAAAAATAAACCGCAAACCCGATGATGTTATAAAAATTTCTCGAAACGATTTAGCAAGTGTTGCGGGTATTGCCCCAGAAACCTTTATTAGAACCTTGGCGCTCTTTAAAAAACAAGGCATTATAAAAGCAGATGGTAGAAACATTACCGTAATTGATTTTGAAAAATTAAAAGACATCAGCTGCAATTAAAAACCATGCGCTGACAAAAATGATTTATATCATTTCATACCAAGTGTTTACCATGTAATTTAGTGGTTGTAAAGATGCTTTTAGATGAAAAATATATTACTTCCCACAGATTTTTCAGAAAATTCATGGAATGCCATAAAATACGCTATTAATTTTTTTGAAAAAGATGCTTGTAACTTTTACCTGCTGCACGTAACTAGGTTTGATAACTTTATGAATAGCGAAAGCCCGTATGTGGCTCCAGCAGAATCTATAGAAGAGGTTTATACCAAATCGGCAAAATTGCAGCTGCGAAAACTCTTAAAGCGCATATCCAAAGCGTTTTCGCCCAATAAAAAACATAAGTTTTACGCCCTAGCAGATTATAATTTTTTTATAGAATCTGTTAGGAAACAGGTTGAAGAAAAAAAAATAGATTTTATTGTAATGGGCACCAAAGGCGCTTCGGGTTTTAAAAAAATTATTATAGGCAGCAACACCGGCGATGTAATTACTAAAGTAAAATGTACCACTTTAGCAATTCCGGAACAGGCAAAATTTGTTAGGTTGGAAGAAATAGCGTTTCCAACAGATTTTTCATTTTCCTACGATATACAAATATTGGAACCGCTTTCAGAAATTTTAGAAAACCAACAATCTACATTGCGTATGCTTCACATAAGTAAAAAGCGGGCAAATTTAGATGGCGATCAACTTAAAAACAAAGAACTGTTAGAAGATTATTTTAATTATTTTAAGCCTAGTTTTCACTATTTAACTAATAAAAAAGTAGAGGATGCCATACAATGTTTTGTAGAAAGCCGTAACATAAATATGATTTGTATGGTGGCAAAAAACCTAAATTATTTTCAGCAAATATTGTTTCATTCTAAGGTGGAGGCAATTAGTTATCATACAGAGATACCCTTTTTGGTCTTGCACGAAAAAAACTAAAGGATAATGGATAATTCAATTTTTTTAGCAAAGTTTTGGGGTTGGTATCTCATTATTTTCTTTTTAATATTAAGTTTTAAACCAAAGCGCATTAAACAGTTTTTTAATAATTTAAACGATGAAAAATATTTAACAATAGCTTCGTTTATCGCCATAATTATGGGTTTGTTAAATATATTGTTTCATAATATTTGGGCATCCAATTGGAAACTTATAATTACCCTTATGGGTTGGATAAGCCTTTTAATGGGGTTATCGTTATTTATAATGCCTAGGCGTACCATTACTGTTTTGAAGTTTATTAATATAAAACTGGTACAGCTTATTTACACCCTGTTATTTTTAGTGGGATTGTTTTTACTTAATATGGTTTATGGCATTGTACCTGTTTAATTTATAAACTGATATATATCATTTCCTAATTTAAAAATGCTTGCTACATTGGCATTGTTATTAAGGAGTTCTTTTACAGAGTTATATAAATATAAACCGTTGTGCATTTAGAATGAAAATAATTTCAATATGTCAGTTCGAGTGATTTTGAGGAACGAAAAATTGTATCGAGAACCCATTTATGGTTCAAAAATTCTTATTCTCGATACAAATTTCACTCATTTCAATCATAAAATTCACTCAAATTGACAGAATTCTGCCAAAATGCACAGCGGGTAAAGATAGATATGGTTGTTGAAAAACAGCACTATCGAAACAAAGTGTTTTAAGCTATTATTTAGCAGGAAAACCGCAATGTTGCCTTTAGCGATAAAGGGTATGTTGTAGAAAACCGAAAGTTAGATGATGACATTAAATACTTTGGAAAAACAGGAAGCTTCGGTTTCCTGTTTTTTATACCACATAGCGTTTTCGTTGGAAGATGTTTAACGCGGTTTTAGAAATATTTGATACTATTTAAAACTGAAGACTTAGTATAACTAACATTAGGTATATTAATCATTAGGAAGGTTTATTGCTGAAATCAAATATTTTTAAGGTGAAACAGGAGGTTTAGGCTTCCTGTTTCTGTTTTATGGCGGCTATTAATCAATTCGCATGTATTGCAAATGCGAATTGAAAAAGGGGATGTTAATTAACAGCCCCTTTTTTTGTTTATATCAGATGCATTGCAATCAAACGGATTCAAATCTGATATATATCATTGCATTAGCACCATATAGTATTTAACTTTAGTTGTAAATATAACGCCATGAGAAAAATACTGATACCTACCGATTTTTCTGAAAACGCCATCAAAGCCATTCAATATGC
Protein-coding regions in this window:
- a CDS encoding J domain-containing protein, with translation MAFIDYYKILGVSKKATEAEIKKAYRKLARKYHPDLNPNDKVAEKKFKEINEAHEVLSNPENRIKYDQYGEHWQNAEAYEKAKQQQQHSRQYSSQGDFGGYTEEDFSGFFENMFGGASSRARGRQVKFRGQDFNAELQLDLKEVYTTHKRTLTVNNKNIRITIPAGVENGQVIKIKGHGGKGVNGGPNGDLYIQFSIVNHSNFKRDKHNLYTTIDLDLFKALLGGELMFDTFNGKVKLNVKPETQNGTKVKLKGKGFPKYKKEGQFGDLYITYKIKLPTNLTSEEKALIKQLQKLRS
- a CDS encoding response regulator, whose translation is MKTVLLIEDDAVLRENTAELLELSNYNVITASNGKAGVVLAKKQEPDIIVCDIMMPQMDGYAVLKTLSKSKITKYIPFIFLSAKTERADVRKGMNLGADDYITKPFTEDDLVSAIESRLAKVSILQDIKSNQKKQVNESSDIEIKTLNDLKNFFENHGTEFTFNNETVIYREGEHSNYIYLISKGAVKCHQINELGKELVTALYKEDDLFGYHSFTQNTAYKETATAIADTELLGITMVTFKTLLNQNHQVVIELIELLAHNLSSVKQELLQMAYSTVNQKTAATILRFAEKINRKPDDVIKISRNDLASVAGIAPETFIRTLALFKKQGIIKADGRNITVIDFEKLKDISCN
- a CDS encoding sensor histidine kinase; this encodes MFNQDQEIFNILLEAVSEGVIIVDNHQKIMEVNSFAETIFGYAKNEILDKELNLLIPSHFHSSHSVYFEKFIKRGKRRKMGEAVDIFGLKKDGTVFPVEVELNPFTIYNKTYVMAMVRDISEKQKIEKQLMLKSRALESVNNGIIITDALKKDNPVIYFNSASQKLTGYSSSEILNHNCRCLQGEDRDQEPLKKLRKAIKKGESCQVTLRNYKKDGTPFWNDLYIMPIINNEGIVTNFIGIQNDVTKRKKTEDERQHLATIFDESLNEIYVFDVDSLKFINANYGAQKNIGYSLDELCNMTPLNIKPYDNEADFRKTISVLLEKKEEKLKFETVHQRKDGTYYPVEVHLQLSRLGEKDVFVAIILDITERKNYTTKLENKVEERTQQLKIALSKEKELNELKTKFLSLVSHEFKTPLSGILTSSQLLSKYTLTEHQEKRDKHIKTITDKVHYLNNILNDFLSFEKLESGKVNYRFAYFKLSKVINEVVYNANMLLKEGQQINYPKNIDDFSMFQDEKITELILSNLLYNAINYSSEHTTIDIAVKQNSETTTFKIKDQGIGIPEKDQKHIFERYFRAENVLNTQGTGIGLNIVKNHLENVGGTISFTSKENKGSTFILTFPNTAKP
- a CDS encoding universal stress protein, which produces MKNILLPTDFSENSWNAIKYAINFFEKDACNFYLLHVTRFDNFMNSESPYVAPAESIEEVYTKSAKLQLRKLLKRISKAFSPNKKHKFYALADYNFFIESVRKQVEEKKIDFIVMGTKGASGFKKIIIGSNTGDVITKVKCTTLAIPEQAKFVRLEEIAFPTDFSFSYDIQILEPLSEILENQQSTLRMLHISKKRANLDGDQLKNKELLEDYFNYFKPSFHYLTNKKVEDAIQCFVESRNINMICMVAKNLNYFQQILFHSKVEAISYHTEIPFLVLHEKN